The following are from one region of the Ignavibacteriota bacterium genome:
- a CDS encoding T9SS type A sorting domain-containing protein, producing the protein MKTFIRSFFVLMLFPLHLFSQWSTDPNNNLIVGYGLNPDLCSDSAGGCYITYEYGTTGYPRKLGLERLDKYGYTPWGTLKQIPGELPEQWYAEIIEDGVGGVIVSYLDDLITGSDFIYRVRVQRVDSAGNLLWGQTGVRVTTTEINHGDQAIVSDGNGGCVVVWSDELQNYTYDYRANRINNLGERTWGDTGILLENNDYTQSTSIVRASDGNYYVRIRTSLYRIKENGKIIRQDSVTLTENIIPDPEGGVVLSGRVGNINNRKLVAQRQDSLGNNLWQEPYVEVADSLYINTRNKMMSNSGLYYFSWSGMENGIDVIAKFQALRLDGSKLFSDGGISINDGLPLSIAGIIPSESGKTIFIWNNDPNLPDSTLTQIYDTLGNKLWDKDGIVVADPAISYQGYTIDRNGGFIITGIINEFTVVAQQVSQYGNLGEIITSVHQEYQEIFPSEIILYQNYPNPFNSSTVISYSIPREGKVTLELYNALGELITTIINDFFDAGMHIVSLSSDNLPSGVYLYKLQTDTQVLIKKLLIIK; encoded by the coding sequence ATGAAAACTTTTATTCGCTCCTTTTTTGTTTTGATGCTTTTCCCCCTTCATTTATTTTCCCAATGGTCAACAGATCCTAATAATAATTTAATTGTAGGTTACGGCTTAAACCCTGACCTTTGCAGCGACAGTGCCGGAGGGTGCTATATAACCTATGAATACGGCACGACCGGCTATCCAAGAAAATTAGGATTAGAAAGATTAGACAAATATGGATACACACCCTGGGGAACATTGAAACAAATACCCGGCGAACTTCCAGAACAATGGTATGCAGAAATTATTGAAGATGGAGTGGGCGGAGTTATTGTTTCTTATTTAGATGATTTAATAACAGGTTCTGATTTTATATATAGAGTACGAGTACAGCGGGTAGATAGTGCAGGTAATTTATTATGGGGTCAGACAGGTGTAAGAGTTACAACAACTGAAATAAATCACGGTGATCAGGCAATAGTTAGTGATGGTAATGGAGGTTGTGTTGTTGTCTGGTCAGATGAATTGCAAAATTATACTTACGATTACAGAGCCAACAGAATAAATAATTTGGGTGAGAGAACCTGGGGCGATACAGGAATATTGCTTGAAAATAATGATTACACTCAATCTACAAGTATAGTAAGAGCAAGTGATGGAAACTATTATGTGCGTATTAGAACCAGTTTATACAGAATTAAAGAAAACGGAAAAATAATCCGACAGGACAGTGTAACACTTACTGAAAATATAATCCCAGATCCTGAAGGAGGAGTAGTTTTAAGTGGTAGAGTTGGGAATATAAATAATAGAAAGCTTGTAGCTCAAAGACAAGATTCTCTTGGTAACAACCTCTGGCAAGAACCCTATGTAGAAGTTGCTGATAGTCTTTATATAAACACAAGGAATAAAATGATGAGTAACAGTGGACTATATTATTTTAGTTGGAGCGGTATGGAAAATGGGATTGATGTCATAGCAAAATTTCAAGCCTTGAGGTTAGATGGCAGTAAACTTTTTTCAGATGGAGGCATATCAATCAATGATGGCCTGCCGTTGAGTATAGCAGGGATTATCCCGTCAGAGTCAGGTAAAACTATTTTTATTTGGAATAATGATCCAAACTTACCTGATTCAACATTAACTCAAATCTATGACACCCTTGGAAATAAATTATGGGATAAAGATGGAATCGTCGTGGCTGATCCTGCAATTTCTTACCAAGGATATACTATTGATCGAAATGGTGGATTCATTATTACTGGAATCATTAATGAGTTTACCGTAGTAGCTCAGCAAGTCAGCCAGTACGGGAATCTTGGAGAGATTATTACTTCAGTGCATCAAGAATATCAAGAAATATTTCCATCAGAAATCATACTATACCAAAACTATCCAAACCCATTTAATTCAAGTACGGTTATAAGTTATTCAATACCCAGAGAGGGAAAGGTTACTTTAGAACTTTATAATGCTTTAGGAGAACTAATTACAACAATTATAAATGATTTCTTTGATGCGGGAATGCACATAGTAAGTTTGTCATCAGACAATTTACCATCAGGCGTTTATTTGTACAAATTGCAGACTGACACTCAAGTATTAATTAAGAAATTATTAATTATTAAATGA
- a CDS encoding 1-phosphofructokinase — MILTITLNPLLERRYYYSKVDLSKVNRQGKLIIKAGGKGVNVNRQLNKLGIKNIAMLFLGGNNGKVFRESLRSEKINFSEVVIKAETRDAAIIINESEEKIYSFFGTEAIISSKEVSDFILKMEKAIAACEMVVFSGSSPCDETDKIIFEGIKIANKLDKISVCDTYGEHLASCFDASPTILHNNIDELKTSIKYDFNQAQNYLDFLQSIYEKGIKQAFITNAENPLYASNFDFHYKVIPPEIRSVDSTGSGDAFVSGIVYAWHNKLTFEQQLKFATALGTLNAKSFEVCEVELADAQKLAEKILPEPIGKTLNHLNDTP; from the coding sequence ATGATACTTACCATCACACTCAACCCTCTTCTTGAAAGAAGATATTACTATTCGAAAGTTGATTTGTCAAAAGTTAACAGGCAAGGCAAGCTTATAATTAAGGCAGGAGGCAAAGGCGTAAATGTTAACAGACAGCTCAATAAGCTTGGTATAAAAAATATTGCGATGCTTTTTCTCGGAGGTAATAACGGAAAAGTATTCAGGGAATCTCTTCGTTCAGAAAAAATTAATTTTTCAGAAGTTGTAATAAAAGCAGAGACAAGAGATGCTGCAATAATCATTAACGAGTCTGAAGAAAAAATTTATTCTTTCTTTGGAACCGAAGCGATTATATCTTCCAAAGAAGTTTCGGATTTTATTTTGAAGATGGAGAAAGCAATTGCTGCCTGTGAGATGGTTGTTTTCTCGGGTAGTTCACCATGCGATGAAACTGATAAAATAATATTTGAAGGAATTAAGATTGCAAATAAGCTTGATAAGATTTCCGTTTGCGATACTTATGGTGAACATCTCGCAAGCTGCTTTGATGCGTCACCAACAATTTTGCATAATAATATTGATGAATTGAAAACTTCAATTAAATACGATTTCAATCAGGCGCAGAATTATCTTGATTTTCTTCAATCGATTTATGAAAAAGGAATAAAACAAGCTTTTATTACTAACGCTGAGAACCCATTATATGCTTCCAATTTTGACTTTCATTATAAAGTAATTCCTCCTGAAATTAGGTCAGTAGATTCTACGGGAAGCGGAGATGCATTCGTGTCAGGAATTGTTTACGCCTGGCACAACAAGCTTACATTTGAACAGCAATTAAAATTCGCAACAGCACTCGGGACATTAAATGCAAAATCTTTTGAAGTTTGTGAAGTTGAATTAGCCGATGCACAAAAGCTCGCTGAAAAAATTCTGCCGGAACCAATTGGAAAGACTCTTAATCATTTGAATGATACACCTTAA
- a CDS encoding phosphatidate cytidylyltransferase, with product MTENFKRVVVSILAIPIILACAYFGGYYFFFFVMLISLFSFYEFSMLAKNKSSFVNLPIGFIAIILLLLNQFRNFTNLEIIILLGSLLLLIIELFRNKGSAILNLGATFLGIFYIGIFAAALISLREFYPANTDLYINGAYLIISILASIWIGDSAAYFGGINLGKHKLFPRVSPNKSWEGAIFGFIFTTGAMILAKVIILNFISWQNVIIIGIIIGTIGQIGDLVESLLKRDAAVKDSSSIIPGHGGFFDRFDSLLFSAPAIWLYLRYLS from the coding sequence GTGACTGAAAATTTTAAAAGAGTAGTTGTATCAATCCTGGCGATTCCTATAATACTTGCTTGCGCATACTTTGGTGGATATTACTTCTTCTTCTTTGTAATGTTAATCAGCCTGTTTTCATTTTATGAATTCAGTATGCTCGCAAAAAATAAAAGTTCATTTGTAAATCTCCCCATAGGATTCATTGCAATTATACTTTTATTATTAAATCAGTTTAGAAATTTTACCAATCTTGAAATTATTATTCTGCTGGGTTCATTATTACTTTTAATTATTGAACTATTCAGGAATAAAGGTTCAGCAATTTTAAACCTTGGTGCAACTTTCCTGGGAATATTTTACATCGGGATTTTTGCTGCAGCGCTTATTTCATTGCGGGAATTTTATCCGGCGAATACAGATTTATATATAAATGGTGCATATCTTATAATTTCAATTCTGGCTTCTATCTGGATTGGAGATTCAGCAGCATATTTTGGTGGAATAAATTTGGGAAAGCATAAGTTGTTTCCCCGGGTTAGTCCAAATAAAAGCTGGGAAGGTGCAATTTTTGGTTTTATTTTTACAACAGGAGCTATGATTTTAGCAAAAGTGATTATACTGAATTTTATTAGCTGGCAGAATGTAATAATCATTGGAATTATTATCGGAACCATCGGTCAGATCGGGGATTTGGTAGAATCACTTTTAAAACGAGATGCAGCCGTTAAAGATTCATCTTCAATAATTCCGGGGCACGGTGGTTTCTTTGACAGATTTGATTCCTTATTGTTCAGTGCACCTGCAATCTGGTTGTATCTCAGGTATTTAAGTTAA
- a CDS encoding GWxTD domain-containing protein, with translation MKKLLLAFVCIYSFLSFAQTEDESKILDNKIRYYQDFISFKGNDDKTRLDFFIKVPYNAVQFVKTGQGFEASYTVTVSIFSEDKSKLITEKIWNEKIIAISFELTTSPDNFNLGSRSFELSPGTYSVKTILLDKDSKNEYTAESTVIVKQFDQYPSLSDIMLISGKNVVDGKSKIIPNVSRNLVSDRDPLDMFYEIYSDTNRNLTIDYEIFNESVQQVYTSSQIVKVKSGKNQIFHNLDSLVLDLGKHLLKVSLKDSTQKVIDTSIKSFTSRWVGVPVYITDLDKAIDQMIYLASPEELSYIRDAETRIEKSKRFVAFWKKQDPNPADEYNPVFNEYYSRVAYANQNFTTYSLDGWKSDRGMVFIILGAPDNIDRHPFEYYAKPYEVWQYYNLNKQFIFMDYSGFGDYRLDPSTPLYGDLYRFRY, from the coding sequence ATGAAAAAGTTACTGCTTGCTTTTGTATGTATTTACTCTTTTCTGAGTTTTGCTCAAACTGAGGATGAATCCAAAATTCTCGATAATAAAATCAGATATTACCAGGATTTCATATCTTTTAAAGGTAATGATGATAAAACGAGACTGGATTTTTTTATCAAAGTTCCTTACAATGCTGTTCAGTTTGTTAAGACTGGTCAGGGTTTTGAAGCGTCATACACAGTAACGGTTTCCATTTTCAGTGAAGATAAAAGTAAACTGATCACTGAAAAGATCTGGAATGAAAAAATTATAGCAATCAGTTTTGAACTTACCACTTCACCTGATAATTTCAATCTTGGCTCACGTTCATTCGAACTTTCACCGGGGACATATTCCGTTAAGACAATTCTACTTGATAAAGATTCAAAAAATGAATATACCGCAGAAAGTACAGTAATTGTTAAGCAGTTCGATCAGTATCCTTCATTAAGTGACATAATGTTAATCTCAGGGAAAAATGTTGTAGATGGAAAATCCAAAATAATTCCAAATGTTTCGAGGAATCTTGTTTCGGATAGAGATCCATTGGATATGTTTTATGAAATTTACTCCGATACAAACCGGAATTTGACTATTGATTATGAAATATTTAATGAAAGTGTACAACAGGTTTACACATCATCTCAGATTGTCAAAGTAAAATCAGGCAAGAATCAGATTTTTCATAATCTGGATTCTCTGGTTCTTGATCTCGGGAAACATCTTTTGAAAGTTTCTTTGAAAGATTCAACACAAAAAGTTATTGACACATCAATTAAAAGTTTTACATCCAGATGGGTTGGTGTACCGGTTTATATAACCGATCTTGATAAAGCAATTGACCAGATGATCTATTTAGCAAGCCCCGAAGAATTATCTTATATCAGAGATGCAGAAACGCGTATCGAAAAGTCTAAAAGATTCGTAGCTTTCTGGAAGAAACAAGATCCAAATCCTGCAGATGAATATAATCCGGTATTCAATGAGTATTACAGCAGAGTTGCTTATGCTAATCAGAATTTCACAACTTACTCGCTTGATGGATGGAAATCAGATCGAGGAATGGTTTTCATTATACTCGGCGCTCCTGACAATATCGATCGTCATCCATTTGAATATTATGCAAAGCCTTACGAAGTCTGGCAGTATTACAATCTTAACAAGCAATTTATTTTTATGGATTATTCAGGATTTGGAGATTACAGATTAGACCCGAGCACGCCGCTTTATGGTGATTTATACAGGTTCAGATATTAA
- a CDS encoding BamA/TamA family outer membrane protein, which produces MIHLKKNILLFFLIGASVLFAQKIDKIEINRNEIFSDTEILSWAGLNEGQNYFPGIIDSSLSHISVGLISNGYFNFSFDGSNFEFSVDSQKVDLFINVDEGNPTLIKNIEISSDDSIDITDFKSSLEYLRGEIFDRFEIEASIGNLLTNSENRGFPFASVKIQSVYFYDDSISKEHYADLNITFEEGRKSKIDKIEVTGNTSTKDYVIIRELRMDSGEEYSQQKIENLPRRLNKLRYFDPVPTPQFYIDSQNNGVLQINVRERNTNNFDGIIGYVPPATKDETGYVTGLVNVTLRNIFGTGRAAAIRWQKPTRSNQELELKYLEPWLFGYPFNVNAELFQRIQDSTYVQRRIGGALEFLATEDISASAFISTEEIIPTERHVPVFTVYNSSSLTTGLGLRIDFRNDPIASTSGFLFETGYSFSNKDINGPAEYVTPKTETNINLQRITIGFGAFYEIFSRNVLALSVNGKELNGPFFEQSDLWRFGGTRTVRGYREEQFLASRIAWSNLEYRLMMTQRSYAFLFLDAGYYFLDADLERGILQQEDYIFGYGLGITLETAIGLLGVSFALAEGETFSEGKIHFGIVNEF; this is translated from the coding sequence ATGATACACCTTAAAAAAAATATTTTATTATTTTTCTTAATTGGTGCTTCTGTTTTATTTGCTCAAAAGATTGATAAAATAGAAATCAACAGGAATGAAATTTTCAGTGATACAGAAATTTTAAGCTGGGCTGGTCTAAACGAAGGGCAAAATTATTTTCCCGGTATTATTGATTCGTCTCTGTCGCATATATCTGTTGGTCTTATTTCAAACGGTTATTTTAATTTTTCTTTTGATGGATCGAATTTTGAATTTTCAGTTGATTCACAAAAAGTTGACCTGTTTATAAATGTTGACGAAGGAAATCCCACACTTATTAAAAATATTGAGATAAGCTCGGATGATTCAATTGATATAACTGATTTTAAATCATCGCTGGAATATTTAAGAGGGGAGATCTTTGATAGATTTGAAATTGAAGCGAGTATAGGCAATCTTCTCACAAATTCTGAAAATCGTGGATTTCCTTTTGCTTCCGTAAAAATCCAATCCGTTTATTTTTATGATGATTCCATAAGTAAAGAACATTACGCAGATCTTAATATTACTTTTGAAGAGGGACGAAAAAGTAAAATTGATAAGATAGAAGTGACCGGAAATACTTCAACTAAAGATTATGTAATCATAAGAGAATTGAGAATGGATTCCGGTGAGGAATATTCACAGCAAAAAATTGAGAACCTGCCGAGACGTTTGAATAAGCTTCGTTACTTTGATCCGGTCCCAACACCTCAGTTTTACATTGACTCACAGAATAACGGAGTTCTTCAGATAAATGTAAGAGAAAGAAATACCAATAACTTTGATGGTATTATCGGTTATGTTCCGCCTGCAACAAAAGATGAAACAGGTTACGTTACCGGACTTGTAAATGTTACTCTCAGAAACATTTTCGGAACCGGAAGAGCCGCTGCTATCAGATGGCAGAAACCAACACGATCAAATCAGGAACTTGAGCTAAAGTATTTAGAACCGTGGTTATTTGGATATCCATTCAATGTAAATGCAGAGTTATTCCAGAGAATTCAGGATTCAACCTATGTTCAAAGAAGGATCGGCGGCGCACTTGAGTTTCTCGCAACCGAAGATATTTCTGCGTCTGCTTTTATTTCAACGGAAGAAATAATTCCAACAGAACGACATGTACCGGTATTTACTGTTTATAATTCTTCATCACTCACAACAGGACTTGGACTGAGAATTGATTTCAGAAACGATCCAATTGCTTCTACAAGCGGGTTTCTTTTTGAAACAGGTTACTCCTTTAGCAATAAAGATATTAATGGTCCGGCAGAATATGTCACTCCCAAAACCGAAACGAATATTAATTTACAGAGAATTACAATCGGATTTGGAGCCTTTTATGAAATCTTTTCCCGTAATGTATTAGCGCTTAGTGTAAACGGTAAGGAACTCAACGGTCCTTTCTTTGAACAAAGCGATCTCTGGCGTTTTGGCGGGACAAGAACTGTGAGAGGTTACAGGGAAGAACAATTTTTAGCATCCAGAATTGCCTGGTCAAATCTTGAATACAGATTAATGATGACACAAAGATCTTATGCTTTTCTTTTTCTTGATGCAGGTTATTATTTTCTGGATGCAGATCTTGAGCGGGGAATCTTGCAGCAGGAAGATTATATTTTCGGATATGGTCTTGGAATTACTCTTGAAACTGCAATTGGATTACTCGGTGTAAGTTTTGCTCTCGCAGAGGGTGAAACTTTCAGCGAAGGCAAAATACATTTTGGAATTGTAAATGAGTTTTGA
- the rimO gene encoding 30S ribosomal protein S12 methylthiotransferase RimO, with protein MKTREKVSVITLGCAKNTVDSERLLKQLQLNNLDLRTNPSEADTVIINTCGFIEAAKEESINTIMSTVASKNSGITKRIFVAGCLSQRYRDQLEKEIPEVDVFFGTEDYQKIINELGGELKKNLLGERILSTPSNTAYLKISEGCDHPCSFCAIPIMRGLHKSKSIEELVAETEFLAKNNTKELVLIAQDTTDYGKDIYNQRNISHLLSELSKVEGIEWIRIMYAYPSKFPDDLIAEIKNNNKVCKYIDIPLQHISDNILKSMRRGISSRQTKELLTRLRSEIPDLVLRTTFIVGYPGETEKEFQELCDFVREYKFERLGTFTYSQEENTFSYDLGDPVPDEVKKERQSRLMEIQHEISLEINKEIIGTDLKVLVESKEGDFFVGRSYRDAPEVDGEVLIDSEGDHIIQGDFNTVKIYDYDEFDLFARLTKK; from the coding sequence ATGAAAACGCGCGAAAAAGTAAGTGTAATCACATTAGGCTGCGCTAAGAACACAGTTGATTCAGAAAGATTACTGAAACAATTACAGCTAAATAATCTTGACCTTCGAACAAATCCTTCCGAAGCAGATACTGTTATTATCAATACCTGCGGATTTATTGAAGCTGCAAAAGAAGAGTCAATTAATACGATAATGAGTACTGTTGCGAGCAAAAATTCTGGAATTACAAAAAGAATATTTGTGGCTGGCTGTCTCTCTCAACGTTACAGGGATCAACTCGAAAAAGAAATTCCGGAAGTTGATGTATTCTTCGGGACTGAAGATTACCAGAAAATTATAAATGAACTCGGCGGCGAACTCAAAAAAAATCTTCTTGGTGAAAGGATACTTTCTACTCCATCAAATACAGCTTATCTCAAAATCTCAGAAGGCTGCGATCACCCATGTTCATTTTGTGCAATACCAATAATGCGCGGTCTTCATAAATCCAAATCCATTGAAGAACTTGTAGCGGAAACTGAGTTCCTCGCAAAAAATAATACAAAGGAATTAGTGCTTATAGCTCAGGATACTACCGACTATGGAAAAGACATTTACAATCAAAGAAATATTTCACATCTTTTATCGGAGCTTAGCAAAGTTGAGGGAATTGAATGGATAAGGATTATGTATGCATATCCGTCAAAATTTCCTGATGACCTGATCGCTGAAATAAAAAATAATAATAAAGTCTGTAAATATATTGATATTCCTTTGCAGCACATTTCTGATAATATCTTAAAATCTATGCGAAGAGGAATTTCAAGCAGACAGACGAAAGAATTGTTGACAAGATTAAGATCCGAAATCCCGGATTTAGTTTTAAGAACAACTTTTATTGTTGGATACCCCGGTGAAACTGAAAAAGAGTTTCAGGAACTTTGTGATTTTGTTCGTGAATATAAATTTGAAAGACTGGGTACATTTACTTATTCTCAGGAAGAAAATACATTCAGCTATGACCTTGGCGATCCGGTTCCGGATGAAGTAAAAAAAGAACGTCAAAGTAGATTGATGGAAATCCAGCATGAAATTTCTCTTGAAATAAATAAAGAGATAATTGGAACAGATCTGAAAGTTTTAGTTGAATCTAAAGAAGGAGATTTTTTTGTTGGAAGAAGTTACAGAGATGCACCTGAGGTGGATGGAGAAGTTTTAATAGATTCAGAAGGGGATCATATAATTCAAGGTGATTTTAATACCGTAAAAATATATGACTATGATGAATTTGATCTTTTTGCGAGATTAACGAAAAAATAA
- a CDS encoding T9SS type A sorting domain-containing protein: MKQYYTDTYPGGTLLALEAIQKAINEGYISEDSTDPNYYDNYAVVFAQYPIRGTYNMIGALPNHRWYILSEQMGSEIYNPDETFTHIGLHLNSFGVDIGFYDLGFDVPINPTHTWNFDLMSTGWANGPLRKGECSATLAPYFRIEKEWIEPTTITNDTSNFIVEYDYDSSKIYRINPIDAPGNMHYLFEVRKREGFDLYVPEPPETYQNQPGTLLIWQNDVEFWFQNEIVIDKIRLKQADYSDESQLNDFFPSVGYNNYQSLNDTTLPAASLGDIFDEYYENYIRPAHFAINGIHKLGNGNTLIDEIKLNHAIIRNKISSGWKTVSVGAILSDYSASSVFPTAISSVYGYIPGQGYVVRTTLANGPGYWVNFGAAQTLVHTGLILDSLNIPVKSGWNLIGSISDKVPKLNICTKPPGLIVSMYFYDGGYNYLTNSDSLKPGRGYWLNAESDGNVILLRNYECPESEQFNIASMDKFIITDANGKTQDLYVANVDIDTTIADVDRSLPPPLPVIDFDARFNYGEFIKAVSVDSGEVDLEIDVLTNDYPITLSWEINPANGIEYSFISDSGLGKVSSLNKKLTFDENSNGKIKLFGKISSSFNSNLPERFELYQNYPNPFNPLTTIKYDIVKAQDVKVIVYDILGREVATLVNAQQRPGTYEVRWDASNVSSGIYFYQLKTKDYVDTKKMILLK; encoded by the coding sequence GTGAAGCAGTACTATACTGATACTTATCCTGGTGGTACACTTTTAGCTCTCGAAGCTATTCAAAAGGCCATAAACGAGGGTTATATAAGTGAAGACTCTACAGATCCAAATTATTATGATAACTATGCAGTTGTATTTGCACAATATCCCATTAGGGGGACTTATAATATGATTGGAGCGCTACCAAATCACAGATGGTATATTTTAAGTGAGCAGATGGGATCAGAAATATATAACCCGGATGAAACCTTTACTCATATTGGTCTTCATCTAAATTCATTTGGGGTGGACATAGGCTTTTATGATTTAGGTTTTGATGTTCCAATAAATCCAACACACACCTGGAATTTTGATTTGATGAGTACAGGTTGGGCAAATGGACCACTTCGCAAGGGAGAATGTTCAGCCACTCTTGCACCTTACTTCAGAATAGAAAAGGAATGGATTGAACCCACAACAATTACAAATGATACAAGCAACTTTATAGTAGAATATGATTATGATAGTTCCAAGATTTACAGAATTAATCCCATTGATGCACCAGGAAATATGCATTATTTATTCGAAGTAAGAAAACGAGAGGGCTTTGATTTATATGTACCTGAACCACCAGAGACCTATCAAAATCAACCTGGGACATTGCTTATTTGGCAGAATGATGTTGAATTTTGGTTTCAAAATGAAATCGTAATCGACAAGATAAGACTCAAACAAGCAGATTATTCAGATGAATCACAGTTGAATGATTTCTTTCCATCAGTAGGTTATAATAATTATCAAAGTCTTAATGATACTACACTCCCGGCGGCTTCTTTAGGTGACATCTTTGACGAATATTATGAGAATTATATAAGACCAGCTCACTTTGCAATAAATGGAATACATAAATTGGGAAATGGAAATACACTTATCGATGAAATTAAACTTAACCACGCCATAATAAGAAATAAAATCTCTTCTGGATGGAAAACGGTAAGTGTTGGTGCTATTTTATCCGATTATTCAGCTTCGTCTGTTTTTCCAACCGCTATTTCATCAGTCTATGGTTATATCCCGGGTCAAGGATATGTTGTTAGAACCACACTTGCAAATGGACCTGGTTATTGGGTTAATTTCGGAGCAGCACAAACACTTGTTCACACGGGACTAATTTTAGATTCATTAAATATTCCTGTTAAAAGTGGTTGGAATTTAATCGGGTCAATATCGGATAAAGTTCCAAAACTAAATATTTGTACTAAACCTCCCGGTTTAATTGTTTCAATGTACTTTTATGATGGAGGATATAATTATCTAACAAACAGTGACTCATTAAAACCTGGAAGGGGGTACTGGCTAAATGCAGAAAGCGACGGGAATGTAATTCTTTTAAGAAATTATGAATGCCCGGAAAGTGAACAATTTAACATAGCAAGTATGGATAAATTTATAATAACTGATGCAAATGGAAAAACTCAGGATTTATATGTTGCAAATGTAGATATAGACACTACCATTGCCGATGTCGATAGAAGTTTACCCCCTCCATTACCAGTAATAGATTTTGATGCAAGATTCAACTATGGGGAATTTATAAAAGCAGTGTCGGTAGATAGCGGCGAAGTTGATTTGGAAATAGATGTGTTAACGAATGATTATCCTATTACATTAAGTTGGGAAATAAATCCAGCAAACGGAATTGAATATTCATTTATAAGCGATAGTGGACTTGGTAAGGTTTCTTCATTAAATAAGAAACTTACCTTTGATGAAAATTCAAATGGAAAAATTAAACTGTTTGGGAAAATAAGTAGTTCATTTAACTCTAATCTTCCAGAAAGATTTGAATTGTACCAAAACTATCCGAATCCCTTCAATCCTCTAACAACAATAAAATATGATATTGTAAAAGCCCAGGATGTAAAAGTAATTGTCTACGATATTCTTGGAAGAGAAGTCGCAACCCTAGTTAATGCGCAACAGCGACCCGGTACCTATGAAGTAAGATGGGATGCCTCAAACGTTTCGAGCGGAATCTATTTCTATCAACTTAAAACAAAAGATTATGTTGATACGAAGAAGATGATACTTCTCAAATAA
- a CDS encoding CPBP family intramembrane metalloprotease, giving the protein MAEFNNQQNQIEPEKTREQIPLAETYSPYPLISPVAAAFLGLIGGFILYQFVGGLLTVLLFGFDLEAAPVNGIRFITIIGQLLFIFLPAIFFSKWIYGDISKIISIRLPHWKELLLFVLGILILTPLLQSYLYIQNYLIEQWAQSSEFINSIKFMFDSLNELIEKTFGNLLRADNFIEVLLVIITISIIPAICEEVMFRGYIQKSFSFKFKPHIAALLTAIFFALYHFNPYGLIPLALIGFYLGFAAYSSQSLIIPIILHFLNNFFAVMLYFIIGDDELFKSNVSDETSLDTNILYFMLLLIAFIFIIVFIRNYYKQKKLKEMI; this is encoded by the coding sequence TTGGCAGAATTCAACAATCAACAAAATCAAATTGAACCTGAAAAAACAAGAGAACAAATTCCGTTAGCGGAAACTTACTCTCCATATCCTCTAATTTCACCAGTTGCTGCTGCATTTCTTGGTCTGATTGGTGGTTTTATTCTTTATCAGTTTGTGGGTGGACTATTAACAGTGTTGCTTTTCGGATTTGACCTGGAAGCAGCGCCTGTCAATGGAATCAGATTTATCACAATCATTGGTCAATTACTTTTCATTTTTCTTCCTGCAATATTTTTCAGTAAGTGGATTTACGGTGATATTTCCAAAATTATTTCCATTAGGTTACCTCATTGGAAGGAACTGTTGCTTTTTGTTTTGGGAATTTTGATTCTGACACCATTATTACAAAGTTATCTTTACATACAAAACTACCTGATTGAACAGTGGGCACAATCTTCAGAATTTATTAACTCGATTAAATTCATGTTTGATTCACTAAATGAATTAATCGAAAAAACTTTTGGTAATCTTCTTCGTGCGGATAATTTTATTGAAGTTCTCCTTGTAATTATAACCATTTCAATCATCCCTGCAATTTGCGAAGAAGTTATGTTTCGCGGTTATATTCAAAAGAGTTTCAGTTTCAAATTTAAACCACATATAGCAGCATTGCTCACTGCAATATTCTTTGCATTATATCATTTCAATCCTTATGGGTTAATACCATTAGCATTAATCGGATTCTATCTTGGTTTTGCCGCGTACTCGAGCCAGTCGCTTATCATACCAATTATACTCCATTTTCTTAATAACTTTTTTGCGGTAATGTTGTATTTCATTATTGGCGATGATGAATTATTTAAAAGTAATGTTTCAGACGAAACTTCGCTCGATACTAACATTTTGTATTTTATGCTGCTTCTGATAGCTTTCATTTTCATTATTGTTTTTATCAGAAATTATTATAAACAAAAAAAATTAAAGGAGATGATTTAA